One genomic region from Anabaena sp. PCC 7108 encodes:
- a CDS encoding DegT/DnrJ/EryC1/StrS aminotransferase family protein, with translation MIQSVNSIPAFDIKQQYATIEAEVSTAVLEVLTSGRYIGGPVVEGFERQFAAYHGVSECVACNSGTDALYLALRVLEIGAGDEVITTPFTFFATTEVISAVGAKPVFVDIDATTFNLDVEQVAAAITPKTKAIMPVHLFGLPVDMTGLMAIAQTHNLPVIEDCAQATGATWDEQKVGSIGHIGCFSFYPTKNLGGCGDGGAITTNDSAIAAKLRVLREHGSKERYIHEEIGVNSRLDSIQAVILQIKLRYLDTWNKQRQQIAAYYYQFLSQIPGIVAPQELLGGVGVWNQYTIRISGEGRNGASAKYRDWVRSQLQDKGVSSMLYYPRPLHLQPVYENLGYQPRQLPVSEQACHEVISLPMFPELRQEQQDQVIYALKDCLS, from the coding sequence ATGATCCAAAGTGTAAATTCCATCCCTGCCTTTGATATCAAGCAGCAATATGCCACCATTGAGGCAGAAGTGAGTACTGCTGTTTTAGAAGTTCTAACTTCTGGGCGTTATATTGGTGGTCCAGTTGTTGAAGGCTTTGAGCGCCAGTTTGCTGCTTATCATGGAGTTAGTGAATGTGTAGCTTGTAATTCTGGTACTGACGCGCTTTATCTGGCGCTACGGGTTCTAGAAATTGGCGCAGGTGATGAAGTTATTACCACACCTTTCACCTTCTTTGCGACGACGGAAGTCATCAGTGCTGTGGGTGCAAAGCCGGTGTTTGTGGATATTGATGCAACTACGTTTAATTTAGATGTAGAACAAGTTGCAGCCGCAATTACACCTAAAACCAAGGCTATTATGCCGGTTCACTTGTTCGGACTACCTGTGGATATGACAGGATTAATGGCGATCGCACAAACTCACAATTTACCAGTAATTGAAGATTGCGCTCAAGCCACAGGTGCAACTTGGGATGAGCAAAAAGTTGGCAGCATTGGACACATTGGCTGTTTTAGTTTCTACCCAACCAAGAATCTGGGTGGTTGTGGTGATGGTGGCGCAATTACAACTAATGATAGTGCGATCGCAGCCAAGTTGAGAGTATTACGGGAACATGGCAGTAAAGAAAGATATATTCACGAAGAAATCGGTGTTAATAGCCGATTAGACTCTATCCAAGCTGTAATTTTGCAAATCAAACTGCGCTATTTAGATACTTGGAACAAACAACGACAACAAATCGCAGCTTATTATTATCAATTCCTCAGTCAAATTCCCGGTATCGTCGCACCCCAAGAATTACTAGGAGGAGTAGGTGTCTGGAATCAATACACCATTCGTATTTCTGGTGAAGGTAGAAATGGTGCAAGTGCTAAATATCGGGACTGGGTACGGAGTCAATTACAAGATAAAGGCGTGAGTTCCATGCTTTACTATCCTCGTCCTTTACATTTACAGCCAGTTTATGAAAATCTAGGCTATCAACCCAGACAATTGCCAGTATCTGAGCAAGCTTGTCATGAAGTCATATCTCTGCCCATGTTCCCAGAACTGAGACAAGAACAGCAAGATCAGGTGATTTATGCTTTGAAGGATTGTTTAAGCTAG
- a CDS encoding DUF561 domain-containing protein, translated as MTMHSNLQRAFANRSVLKVISGLNNFNAESVAATVKAAELGGATFVDIAADAALVKLAKSLTSLPVCVSAVEPEKFVQAVAAGADLIEIGNFDSFYAQGRRFEAEEVLDLTRQTRALLPEITLSVTVPHILELDQQVQLAEELVKAGADIIQTEGGTSSKPAHGGTLGLLEKAAPTLAAAYEISRVVSVPVLCASGISNVTAPLAIASGAAGVGVGSAINQLNSEIAMIAAVRSLVEALATANIRTFA; from the coding sequence ATGACTATGCATTCTAATTTGCAACGTGCGTTTGCTAACCGCAGTGTTCTGAAAGTAATTAGCGGTTTGAATAATTTCAACGCCGAAAGTGTTGCTGCTACTGTGAAAGCGGCTGAGTTGGGTGGTGCAACTTTTGTTGATATTGCTGCTGATGCAGCTTTGGTTAAATTAGCTAAAAGTTTAACAAGTTTACCAGTTTGTGTTTCAGCTGTAGAACCTGAAAAATTTGTTCAAGCGGTAGCTGCTGGTGCTGATTTGATTGAAATCGGTAATTTTGATTCTTTTTACGCTCAAGGTCGTAGATTTGAAGCTGAGGAAGTTTTAGACCTAACTCGCCAAACCCGCGCCTTGTTACCCGAAATTACCCTGTCTGTAACTGTTCCTCATATCCTGGAATTGGATCAACAGGTACAACTGGCTGAGGAATTGGTGAAAGCTGGTGCTGATATCATCCAAACTGAAGGTGGTACTAGCAGCAAACCCGCTCACGGTGGTACTTTGGGATTACTTGAAAAAGCTGCTCCTACTTTGGCGGCGGCTTATGAAATTTCCCGCGTGGTTTCTGTGCCTGTATTGTGTGCTTCTGGCATTTCTAATGTGACTGCACCTCTAGCGATCGCATCTGGTGCGGCAGGTGTTGGTGTCGGTTCTGCTATCAACCAACTCAATAGCGAAATCGCCATGATTGCTGCTGTCCGTAGCTTGGTGGAAGCTTTGGCAACTGCAAATATTCGCACATTTGCATAG
- a CDS encoding DUF4336 domain-containing protein — MNAQESINQRDWSWPFWPALPLYPYGRRRTVRREIVKDSIWTFDQLQGILYTIVPIRMTVIKLQAGGLLVYAPVAPTGECIRSVQELAAKHGEVKYIILPTSSGLEHKIFVGPFARKFPQAVVYVAPHQWSFPFNLPLSWLGFPQKRTLELPENINQNPFGDEFEYKILDINLGKGAFVEVALFHKPSRTLLLTDTIVSVKEEPPEILQLEPYPLLFHAREHGQEIIEDNQKNRHQGWQKISLFAIYFRPSALEIMGMKEIWKDAKKAPDHSAKAYFGLFPFRWRNNWQLSFNALSGNGRPFVAPILQVLILPQAPKQVLDWADKVANWDFEQIIACHFDSPIKASPQQFRQAFTFLEKAPLLRDDKPLLVEDLRFIQELEAGLLKRGIATPVKDKV; from the coding sequence ATGAACGCCCAAGAAAGCATAAATCAGCGAGATTGGTCATGGCCTTTTTGGCCTGCACTACCACTTTATCCCTATGGTAGAAGACGAACAGTTCGTCGAGAAATAGTCAAGGATAGCATTTGGACATTTGACCAATTACAAGGCATCCTCTATACCATCGTACCAATTCGGATGACCGTCATCAAGCTGCAAGCTGGTGGTCTTTTAGTCTATGCACCTGTCGCACCCACAGGAGAATGTATTCGTTCGGTTCAAGAGTTGGCAGCAAAGCACGGTGAAGTTAAATATATCATTTTGCCTACCAGTTCTGGTTTAGAGCATAAAATCTTTGTTGGACCTTTTGCGAGAAAATTTCCCCAAGCTGTAGTCTATGTTGCACCTCACCAGTGGAGTTTCCCATTTAATTTACCACTGAGTTGGCTTGGCTTTCCTCAAAAACGGACTTTAGAATTACCAGAAAATATTAATCAAAATCCTTTTGGGGATGAATTTGAATATAAAATTTTAGATATAAATTTAGGAAAAGGCGCTTTTGTGGAAGTGGCATTATTTCACAAACCATCGCGCACTCTCTTATTAACAGATACTATAGTTTCAGTAAAAGAAGAACCACCAGAAATATTACAATTAGAACCATATCCTTTATTATTTCACGCTAGAGAACATGGACAAGAGATTATAGAAGATAATCAAAAAAATCGTCATCAAGGATGGCAGAAAATATCTTTGTTTGCAATTTATTTTCGTCCCAGTGCTTTAGAAATTATGGGAATGAAAGAAATATGGAAAGATGCTAAAAAAGCTCCAGACCATTCTGCCAAAGCTTACTTTGGTTTATTTCCCTTTCGCTGGCGAAATAATTGGCAACTGTCTTTTAATGCGTTGTCTGGAAATGGTCGCCCTTTTGTCGCACCAATTTTACAAGTTCTCATTCTTCCCCAAGCACCAAAACAGGTATTAGACTGGGCTGATAAAGTTGCAAATTGGGATTTTGAGCAAATTATTGCTTGTCATTTTGATTCACCAATTAAAGCCAGTCCGCAGCAATTTCGACAAGCATTTACTTTTTTAGAAAAAGCACCATTGTTGAGAGATGATAAACCTTTATTGGTTGAAGATTTGCGATTTATTCAGGAACTAGAAGCGGGTTTGCTAAAGCGTGGTATTGCTACACCTGTTAAGGATAAGGTTTAA
- the mnmE gene encoding tRNA uridine-5-carboxymethylaminomethyl(34) synthesis GTPase MnmE: MSELLAHTGTIAAIATAVVPQQGSVGIVRVSGDHAIAIAQTLFSAPGKQVWSSHRILYGYIRQPQTKQIVDEALLLIMKAPRSFTREDVVEFHCHGGIMAVQQVLQLCLENGARLAQPGEFTLRAFLNGRLDLTQAESIADLVGAKSPQAAQTALAGLQGKLAHPIRQLRAQCLDILAEIEARIDFEEDLPPLDEQRIISEIDQVTLEITKLLATKDKGELLRTGLKVAIVGRPNVGKSSLLNAWSQSDRAIVTDLPGTTRDVVESQLVVGGIPVQVLDTAGIRETVDQVEKIGVERSRRAASAADLVLLTIDASAGWTDADQEIYEQVKHRPVILVINKIDLLETSSQITQKSLNKRTTETQRTQRSRDGEGVFYDEVFREEDDQFIRKVVKTAAAQNQGIDGLETAILEIVQAGKVQAADMDLAINQRQAAALTKAKIDLEQVQKTIIEQLPLDFWTIDLRGAIYALGEITGEEVTESVLDRIFSRFCIGK, from the coding sequence ATGTCGGAATTATTAGCTCATACTGGAACGATCGCTGCTATAGCTACTGCTGTTGTCCCTCAACAAGGTAGTGTGGGGATTGTGCGGGTTTCTGGTGATCATGCAATAGCGATCGCACAAACTCTATTTTCTGCACCTGGAAAACAAGTTTGGTCAAGTCATCGCATTCTCTATGGTTACATCCGTCAACCCCAAACTAAGCAAATTGTTGATGAAGCTTTGTTGTTGATTATGAAAGCACCTCGTTCTTTTACCCGTGAAGATGTGGTGGAATTTCATTGTCACGGGGGAATTATGGCTGTACAACAAGTATTGCAACTATGTTTAGAAAATGGTGCGAGATTAGCACAACCGGGGGAATTTACATTAAGAGCGTTTTTAAATGGACGTTTAGATTTAACCCAAGCTGAAAGTATCGCAGATTTAGTTGGTGCGAAATCTCCCCAAGCAGCGCAAACAGCTTTAGCTGGGTTACAGGGTAAATTAGCTCATCCGATTCGTCAGTTACGCGCTCAATGTTTGGATATTTTGGCGGAAATTGAAGCACGGATTGATTTTGAGGAAGATTTACCACCTTTAGATGAGCAAAGAATTATTTCCGAGATTGATCAAGTTACGTTGGAAATTACCAAGTTATTAGCCACAAAAGATAAAGGTGAATTATTGCGAACTGGTTTAAAAGTAGCGATTGTTGGTCGTCCCAATGTGGGAAAATCGAGTTTATTGAATGCGTGGAGTCAGAGCGATCGCGCTATTGTCACAGATTTACCCGGTACAACCCGCGATGTAGTTGAATCTCAGCTAGTTGTCGGGGGAATACCTGTTCAGGTTTTAGACACAGCAGGGATTCGGGAAACAGTAGATCAGGTGGAGAAAATTGGGGTAGAGCGATCGCGTCGTGCTGCGAGTGCTGCTGATTTAGTATTATTGACTATTGACGCTTCCGCAGGTTGGACAGATGCAGATCAAGAAATTTATGAACAAGTAAAACACCGTCCGGTGATTTTGGTGATTAATAAAATTGACCTTTTAGAAACATCTTCACAAATTACACAGAAATCACTGAATAAACGAACCACAGAGACACAGAGGACACAGAGAAGTAGAGATGGGGAAGGTGTTTTTTATGATGAGGTTTTTAGGGAAGAAGATGATCAATTTATTAGGAAGGTTGTGAAAACGGCGGCAGCACAAAATCAAGGAATTGATGGTTTAGAAACTGCGATTTTAGAAATAGTCCAAGCGGGAAAAGTGCAAGCTGCTGATATGGATTTAGCAATTAATCAAAGACAAGCCGCAGCTTTAACAAAAGCGAAGATTGATTTGGAACAAGTGCAGAAAACAATTATCGAACAGTTACCTTTAGATTTTTGGACAATTGATTTAAGGGGAGCGATTTATGCGTTGGGAGAAATTACCGGAGAAGAGGTGACGGAATCAGTTTTAGATCGGATTTTTAGTAGGTTTTGTATTGGGAAATAA
- a CDS encoding Uma2 family endonuclease, producing MTLIQDIPIPEDVIFPPGDLYSDEPPLETDLHRLQMTLLIQCLEWLWQNRNDFYASGNVTVYYSPRQLKSEHFRGPDFFVVLGTERKPRKSWVVWEEDGKYPHVIVELLSDSTAKTDKGLKKQIYQDIFRTPEYFWFDPHNLEFAGFVLLAGKYQPIEPNSQGWLWSQQLDLFLGVDQNKLRFFTPEGELVPTPEEVAKQQFARAEQEKQRAEQERQCSDRLAAKLRELGIDPNTI from the coding sequence ATGACTCTTATCCAAGATATTCCCATCCCAGAAGATGTTATATTCCCTCCAGGGGATTTATATAGTGACGAACCACCTTTGGAAACTGACTTACATCGACTACAAATGACGCTGCTCATTCAATGTCTTGAATGGTTGTGGCAAAATAGAAATGATTTCTATGCGTCGGGGAATGTTACTGTTTACTACAGTCCGCGCCAGCTTAAATCTGAGCATTTCCGGGGTCCAGATTTTTTTGTAGTTTTGGGAACTGAACGTAAACCCCGCAAAAGTTGGGTTGTTTGGGAAGAAGATGGGAAGTATCCTCATGTAATTGTGGAATTGCTCTCAGATTCTACAGCTAAAACTGATAAGGGTTTGAAAAAACAAATTTACCAAGATATTTTTCGGACACCGGAATACTTCTGGTTTGATCCTCACAATTTAGAGTTTGCTGGCTTTGTTCTCCTCGCTGGGAAGTATCAACCAATAGAACCTAATAGTCAAGGTTGGTTATGGAGTCAGCAGTTAGATTTATTTTTGGGGGTTGATCAAAACAAATTACGCTTTTTCACGCCTGAAGGAGAATTAGTTCCCACACCTGAAGAAGTAGCAAAACAGCAATTTGCAAGGGCTGAACAGGAAAAACAACGGGCTGAACAGGAAAGACAATGCAGCGATCGCTTGGCGGCGAAGCTGCGAGAATTAGGTATTGATCCAAATACTATTTAA
- a CDS encoding AbrB/MazE/SpoVT family DNA-binding domain-containing protein, which yields MPNMFVEVHLSSQGRLVIPASLRKSLGFEPGDVLIAHLEEGRLILEKQETIKRRLKARFSQLPKDISLADELVAERREEANREETA from the coding sequence ATGCCTAATATGTTTGTTGAAGTACATTTAAGTTCCCAAGGTCGATTAGTAATTCCTGCATCTTTAAGGAAATCACTTGGCTTTGAACCTGGTGATGTCCTAATTGCACATCTTGAAGAAGGCCGGTTGATTCTCGAAAAGCAAGAAACTATTAAGCGTAGACTCAAAGCTCGTTTTTCCCAGTTACCAAAGGATATCAGCCTTGCTGATGAGTTAGTAGCTGAACGCCGCGAAGAAGCCAACCGTGAGGAAACTGCATGA
- a CDS encoding PIN domain-containing protein, whose protein sequence is MKAVLDASALLAYLQDEPGNEAVDAVLAESVISSVNWAEVVQKVIASGVLVDEMRNDLEALGMKIEPFMPEDGLLAGELWQQTRQYGLSLGDRACLSVGLRLGIPVLTTDRIWANLGLTLDVCVIR, encoded by the coding sequence ATGAAAGCAGTTCTTGATGCTTCCGCTTTGCTGGCCTATTTGCAGGATGAGCCTGGTAATGAAGCAGTTGACGCGGTATTAGCGGAGTCAGTTATTTCCAGTGTGAATTGGGCTGAAGTGGTACAAAAGGTAATAGCATCTGGTGTGCTTGTTGATGAGATGCGTAATGATCTTGAGGCTTTAGGAATGAAAATAGAGCCATTTATGCCAGAGGATGGGTTGCTGGCGGGAGAACTTTGGCAACAAACCCGTCAATATGGGCTTTCTCTTGGGGATAGAGCTTGTTTGAGTGTGGGTTTAAGGCTTGGAATTCCAGTTTTGACTACTGATCGCATTTGGGCTAACCTTGGTCTGACTTTAGATGTGTGTGTTATTCGTTAA
- a CDS encoding DUF29 domain-containing protein, with the protein MKIQTQATLYELDYGLWLETTIDKLQEHQFESVDIDNLIEELATLGRSEKKALRSYLRLIVMHLLKWQYQPENINQPKKNRWPQD; encoded by the coding sequence ATGAAAATACAAACTCAAGCAACATTATATGAGCTAGATTATGGTCTGTGGCTTGAAACTACAATAGATAAATTACAAGAGCATCAGTTTGAATCTGTAGATATTGACAATTTAATCGAGGAACTTGCAACTTTGGGACGGAGTGAAAAGAAAGCTTTGCGGAGCTATCTAAGGTTAATTGTCATGCACTTGCTCAAATGGCAATATCAACCAGAAAATATTAATCAACCCAAAAAAAATCGTTGGCCACAAGATTAG
- a CDS encoding Uma2 family endonuclease translates to MVTLQLRQLTVPPGHRIILHNITWQEFEEILTELGDHRTSKLAYSQGNLEIRMPLPKHEVAKVIIGDLVKIILEELEIDCESFGSTTFKREDMDSGIEPDDSFYIQNHARMIGKEKIDLTIDPPPDLVIEIDVTSKTQLNAYLALAVPEIWRYENDKLQINIFENGQYIESEISPNFPKLPIKEIIPQFVEQSRTIGRSPTLRKFRQWLKNMIIE, encoded by the coding sequence ATGGTAACATTACAACTTAGACAATTAACTGTACCCCCAGGACATAGAATAATATTACACAACATCACTTGGCAAGAATTTGAAGAAATATTAACAGAATTAGGCGATCATCGTACCAGCAAATTAGCTTACAGTCAGGGAAATTTAGAAATCAGGATGCCATTACCAAAGCATGAAGTAGCCAAAGTTATCATTGGAGATTTAGTTAAAATTATCCTAGAAGAATTAGAAATTGATTGTGAATCTTTTGGTTCAACTACTTTTAAACGTGAAGATATGGATAGTGGTATAGAACCTGATGACTCGTTTTATATTCAAAATCATGCGCGGATGATTGGTAAAGAAAAAATAGATTTAACAATTGATCCACCACCTGATTTAGTAATAGAAATTGATGTCACATCGAAAACTCAGTTAAATGCTTACCTAGCATTAGCAGTTCCCGAAATATGGCGATATGAAAATGATAAATTACAGATAAATATTTTTGAAAATGGTCAATATATAGAATCAGAAATTAGCCCTAATTTTCCTAAATTACCAATTAAGGAAATAATTCCTCAGTTTGTTGAACAAAGTCGAACTATCGGCAGAAGTCCTACTCTGAGAAAATTTCGCCAATGGCTAAAAAATATGATCATTGAATAA
- a CDS encoding mucoidy inhibitor MuiA family protein yields MVNPEILSWRKTVENQIVAVTVYGEKALVTRRGVISLTGAERELLITPLPVTLETESLRVSGTGTVGVRLLGVSSDRIYTTEPVADRVAQLTKQIQQLEAEKRHLQAQIDALSLQSSFITGLGEKTEEPFAQSLSRKNLSLSETLDFLNFIGSQYSEYAIASGECKTQQQELEKQLQPLRTALQKIQTPHPKESLSVIVGVEVAGEGEFELEMSYLVNRANWKPLYDLRVDSSSNILYLSYLAEVTQTTGEDWLGVALTFSTAKPGLGTIPPKLKPWYIDTPRTRADDALTMQRSMSPPPAMAVLMPPPHNAPKAAKKEDEENFIIAETVVTEVSKQGSVVTFKLNSGGNIPSDGAPHKTTIFQDDYPCQFNYVGMPRLVSFAYLQANVNNSPDGATLLPGKANIFRDSIFVGATQLEHIAPGQEFKINLGIDEGLKIERDLVERQVDKKLMSSQRRVTYAYRVVITNLLNQEASLKLTEQLPVSRNEQIKVRLSRSQPQIQLSEIGILEWDIVLAAKEQQEVYYQFSVEHPPELTVLGLDI; encoded by the coding sequence ATGGTGAATCCGGAAATATTATCTTGGCGCAAAACGGTAGAAAACCAGATTGTTGCTGTTACTGTCTATGGTGAAAAAGCTCTAGTCACAAGACGAGGTGTCATATCCTTAACGGGAGCAGAACGGGAGTTATTAATTACACCATTACCTGTAACTCTAGAAACTGAGTCCCTGAGGGTAAGCGGTACTGGTACGGTAGGGGTGCGGTTGCTGGGAGTCAGTAGCGATCGCATTTATACTACTGAACCTGTGGCGGACAGAGTGGCACAGTTAACCAAACAAATTCAGCAACTAGAAGCAGAAAAACGCCATTTACAAGCTCAAATAGATGCTTTGTCGTTGCAATCTAGTTTTATTACAGGCTTGGGTGAAAAGACAGAAGAACCCTTTGCTCAAAGCCTGTCACGGAAAAATCTCAGTTTGAGTGAAACTTTGGATTTCCTCAACTTTATTGGTAGTCAGTATAGCGAATATGCGATCGCTTCCGGGGAATGCAAAACCCAACAGCAAGAATTAGAAAAGCAATTACAACCACTCCGCACCGCATTGCAAAAAATCCAAACACCCCACCCTAAAGAAAGCTTGAGTGTAATTGTCGGTGTGGAAGTTGCGGGGGAAGGTGAGTTTGAGCTAGAGATGTCTTATTTGGTGAATCGTGCTAACTGGAAGCCGCTTTATGACTTGCGGGTTGATAGTAGCAGCAATATCTTATATCTGAGCTACTTAGCAGAAGTTACCCAAACTACAGGAGAAGATTGGCTTGGTGTTGCGCTGACTTTTTCTACCGCCAAACCGGGATTAGGTACAATCCCACCCAAGCTGAAGCCTTGGTATATTGATACACCACGTACACGCGCAGATGATGCTCTGACTATGCAGCGTTCAATGTCTCCTCCACCTGCTATGGCTGTGCTGATGCCTCCTCCTCATAATGCGCCAAAGGCGGCAAAAAAGGAAGACGAGGAAAATTTTATCATTGCTGAAACAGTTGTCACGGAAGTATCTAAACAAGGCAGCGTAGTTACTTTTAAACTAAATAGTGGTGGTAATATTCCCAGTGATGGCGCACCTCATAAAACCACAATTTTTCAAGATGATTATCCTTGTCAATTCAATTATGTAGGAATGCCACGTTTAGTTAGTTTTGCTTATTTACAAGCTAATGTGAACAATAGTCCTGATGGTGCAACTTTATTACCAGGAAAAGCAAATATTTTTCGGGACAGTATCTTTGTCGGTGCAACTCAATTAGAACATATTGCTCCAGGACAGGAATTTAAAATTAATTTGGGTATAGATGAAGGTTTAAAAATTGAACGTGATTTAGTTGAACGTCAGGTAGATAAGAAACTGATGAGTAGTCAACGCCGAGTTACCTATGCTTATCGGGTGGTAATTACTAATTTATTAAATCAAGAAGCAAGTTTAAAATTAACTGAACAATTACCAGTTAGTCGCAATGAGCAAATTAAGGTGCGTCTTTCTCGTTCTCAGCCACAAATTCAATTAAGTGAAATCGGAATTTTGGAGTGGGATATTGTGTTGGCAGCAAAGGAACAACAGGAGGTATATTATCAGTTTAGTGTTGAGCATCCACCAGAATTAACAGTGTTGGGATTGGATATTTAA
- a CDS encoding LysR family transcriptional regulator, with amino-acid sequence MNQATLHQLKVFEAAARHGSFTRAAEELFLTQPTVSMQIKQLTKSVGLPLFEQVGKRLFLTEAGRELFTTCRQIFETIAQFEMTVADLKGLKQGQLRLAVITTAKYIIPRLLGPFCQLYPGIDISLQVTNHERILERMVNNLDDLYIMSQVPDHLDVNVKAFLENPLVVFAPVNHPLAQEKNIPIEKLVDQPFIMREPGSGTRRAVQSLFDEHGIKVKVKLELGSNEAIKQAIAGGLGISVLSRHTLLTDSSEFSILDVQHFPMKRTWYMVYPSGKQLSIVARTYYEYLLEAAKKIVVQEVITSVPE; translated from the coding sequence TTGAACCAAGCGACGCTGCACCAGTTGAAGGTGTTCGAGGCTGCGGCACGGCACGGTAGCTTTACTCGTGCTGCTGAGGAATTATTTCTCACCCAACCTACCGTATCGATGCAAATCAAGCAGCTAACAAAATCGGTAGGATTGCCATTATTTGAGCAGGTGGGAAAACGCTTATTTTTGACGGAAGCTGGAAGGGAATTATTTACTACTTGTCGTCAGATTTTTGAGACCATAGCTCAATTTGAAATGACGGTGGCAGATTTAAAAGGATTAAAACAAGGGCAATTGCGGTTAGCTGTGATTACAACAGCGAAATATATTATCCCGCGTTTGTTGGGTCCATTTTGCCAATTATATCCAGGAATTGATATCTCCCTACAAGTCACTAATCATGAACGGATTTTAGAGCGGATGGTCAATAACCTGGATGACTTATATATTATGAGCCAGGTTCCAGATCATTTAGATGTCAATGTCAAGGCATTTTTAGAAAATCCTTTGGTAGTTTTTGCACCTGTAAATCATCCTTTAGCACAGGAAAAAAATATCCCCATAGAAAAATTGGTAGATCAACCATTTATCATGCGCGAACCTGGTTCAGGTACACGCCGTGCTGTGCAATCTCTCTTTGATGAACATGGAATCAAGGTGAAGGTGAAACTGGAATTGGGGAGTAATGAAGCAATTAAACAAGCAATAGCTGGGGGTTTAGGAATTTCGGTTTTATCTCGTCATACTTTATTGACAGATAGTTCTGAGTTCAGCATTTTGGATGTGCAGCACTTTCCCATGAAGCGTACTTGGTATATGGTTTACCCATCTGGTAAGCAGTTATCGATTGTGGCTCGTACTTATTATGAGTATCTACTAGAAGCGGCTAAGAAGATTGTGGTGCAAGAAGTAATTACTTCAGTTCCAGAATAA